A section of the Phaseolus vulgaris cultivar G19833 chromosome 8, P. vulgaris v2.0, whole genome shotgun sequence genome encodes:
- the LOC137825717 gene encoding transcription factor bHLH62-like encodes MENHFFLNAAVPPQLHFHPSPPPCPPSWHSLSSPMDVQLLNSSTDRTQDCFYTPSWDKSTDHAVQFDSALSSMVSSPAASNSNMSSDNFVIRELIGKLGNIGGGGGSDEISPHSQPLLGASSYINGNNSTNTSCYSTPLSSPPKVNMNKIPSMMNHMVKEGVPPSLGTSMSLNSTVAEFSADPGFAERAAKFSCFGSRSFNGRTTQLGPNNPELTHRSSPLVENGKLPRVSSSPSLKVLGSQMSAQENNNSPLQDQMEVANSQEESTISEQIPNGDNGVKPSPYANSRKRKGPSKGKAKETSTPTNPPTAAEASEDSNAKRSKAEEGEGNENGQVKAEEESKGVTSNANDDKQNRSNSKPPEAPKDYIHVRARRGQATDSHSLAERVRREKISERMKLLQDLVPGCNKVTGKALMLDEIINYVQSLQRQVEFLSMKLASVNTRLDFSIESLISKDIFQSNNSLAHPIFPLDSSAPAFYGQHPQQNPAIHSNIPNGTVSHTSVDPLDTGLCQNLGMQLPHLNAFNEGASQYPITFSEDDLHTIVQMGFGQTANRKTPIQSQSFNGSNQVPL; translated from the exons GATGTTCAACTTTTGAATTCTTCAACCGACCGGACGCAGGATTGCTTTTATACACCATCATGGGACAAGTCAACGGATCATGCTGTTCAGTTTGATTCTGCCCTCAGTTCCATGGTGTCTTCTCCTGCAGCTTCCAATTCCAACATGTCAAGTGACAATTTTGTCATCAGGGAGTTGATTGGGAAACTGGGAAAcattggtggtggtggtggctcTGATGAGATCTCGCCTCATTCTCAGCCTTTGCTTGGTGCGTCTTCCTACATCAATGGCAATAACAGCACCAACACTTCATGTTACAGCACCCCTTTGAGTTCTCCTCCAAAGGTGAACATGAACAAGATCCCCTCAATGATGAATCACATGGTAAAAGAGGGCGTGCCCCCCAGTTTGGGGACGTCAATGTCCTTGAATTCCACTGTGGCAGAATTCTCAGCTGATCCCGGCTTTGCTGAGAGGGCTGCAAAATTTTCTTGCTTTGGAAGTAGGAGTTTCAATGGCAGGACCACCCAATTGGGCCCCAACAATCCTGAGTTGACTCACAGATCTTCTCCATTGGTGGAAAATGGGAAGCTCCCTAGAGTCTCAAGTAGTCCATCTCTCAAAGTGCTTGGATCTCAAATGAGTGCCCAGGAGAACAATAATTCTCCATTGCAAGACCAAATGGAAGTGGCCAATTCTCAAGAGGAATCAACAATCTCAGAACAAATTCCAAATGGGGACAATGGGGTGAAACCTTCCCCTTATGCGAATtctagaaaaagaaaaggtccATCCAAAGGAAAAGCCAAGGAAACTTCAACCCCCACCAACCCCCCTACG GCTGCTGAAGCTAGTGAAGATTCAAATGCAAAGCGCAGCAAGGCTGAGGAGGGTGAAGGGAATGAAAATGGGCAAGTGAAGGCAGAGGAAGAGTCCAAAGGGGTAACTAGCAATGCAAATGATGACAAACAGAACAGGAGTAACTCAAAACCTCCAGAGGCACCAAAGGATTACATTCATGTCAGAGCAAGAAGAGGTCAAGCCACTGACAGTCATAGTCTTGCAGAAAGA GTCCGGAGGGAGAAAATCAGCGAAAGAATGAAGCTTCTCCAAGATCTTGTCCCAGGTTGCAATAAG GTCACAGGTAAAGCACTTATGCTTGATGAAATTATAAACTATGTCCAGTCATTGCAGCGCCAAGTTGAG TTTCTGTCTATGAAGTTGGCTTCTGTTAACACCAGGCTGGATTTTAGTATTGAGAGTCTAATCTCGAAAGAT ATATTTCAATCAAATAATTCTTTGGCACACCCAATATTCCCACTAGATTCCTCAGCACCAGCCTTTTATGGGCAACACCCTCAGCAAAACCCAGCAATCCACAGTAACATTCCTAATGGAACTGTGTCCCACACCTCAGTGGACCCATTAGATACTGGTTTGTGCCAAAACCTTGGCATGCAGTTACCTCACCTAAATGCCTTTAATGAAGGTGCCTCTCAG TATCCAATAACATTCTCTGAAGATGACCTCCACACCATTGTTCAGATGGGATTTGGCCAAACTGCAAATAGGAAAACACCAATACAATCTCAGAGTTTCAATG GCTCAAATCAAGTACCCCTATGA